TTTAGAGAATGCCCCGCTTCCGGGCTTCGGCCTCCAGCGCCTTTCTGTGCTCAATGGTCCAGTGGGCTTGGCAGGCGTCATGCAGCCCCCAGAGGGCCTGAAACGCCGCGACTGGGTGTTCTGTGGTGAACCCTTCGAGCGGGTGGGGCTTACCGTCGATCAGATAGATGCCGTCAAGGTGGCCCAAGTTGGGGTCACGGCTGCTGATCTCGAACGTTTCCAGCGTGGGGCGGCGCATAAACCCGAAGTCGGCCAGCTTCACAAATGGGCCGCCTACGCCCATCACCTCAAGCGCGGTGGAGACCACCAAGCGGCGCCGGGCTTCTTCGTCCTCGCCCTGGACGGTATAGGTGCCGCCATTGCTCCAGCAGTGGTACTCCAGGCGGTGCAGCTTCTTCAGCAGCTCGGCGGGGCCGTAGCGGTCGGCGGTGGGCTTGGCCTGTGCGTAATAGGCCAGGATGAGCTGAGTTTCCTCTTCGGTCAGGTCGCGCCGCTCATAGCTGATGGCGTAGGCGCGGTGGTTGGCGAGGTGCAGCCGCTCAAAAATGGCCGGGTCCACTGGCCCGCCCGGCTCCACGGGGAACAGGTCCTCAGCAGAGGCCAGATAGGCTTTTACTTCTTCGGCGCGGTCAACGATCACAGACATGGGGGCCTCCAGGGCGCAGGGGGGTCAGGCCCAGGGGGTGCCCTGGGCCACGGCGGGGGCGAGGTTAAGCGGCGGGCAGGCGGCGGGGGCCAGTGTTCACGCGCTCTGAGCCGTACCGCTCGCGCATTTCCTCCATCGTGGTGTTGCCTCGCCCGTTGCTGGGCTTGCCTTTGAAGGCCCACATGCCCTTCTTGTGCATCCACCAGTAGCCGGCGCCCTTGATCGTGTCCTTGTGGGGCTTGGTGTCGCCGCTCAGCCACACCCACGCGCCGATGATTTCCAGCTCGATCCCGTCCAGATGGGCCACAGCTTCAACAGCGGCGCGCACGGCGGCTTCCACTTCGGTTTCCTGCTCACGGCTGCGGTAGAACTTGCCCTCGCCATACACATCGTCAGGCTTCTCGCTCAGCAGGCGCTTCATGGTCGCCTCGTACTGGGTGTTGATCTCCTGCATCTGCGCTGTCGAGCCGCCCTTGTCGGGGTGGTGGGTCTTGCACAGCTGGCGGTACAGGGTTTTGAGTTCGTCGGCGGTGGTGATGTGCTGGAAGTAGTTCACTTGGGCTCCTTTCCCCTCTGTCTGGGGTAAGAACAGTGTACCTCTTTTTGAGTACAATGTCAAGAGAAACGCCCATCCACACAGCAAAACTGAGGGTCTGACAGACCCTCAGAGCACCGCCCTGCTTTCGACCGTTCCCGCCCCCCTGGTGTCCTCCACACCGCGCCCCCTTTGGGCGCGCGTGTGCCGCCTCGCGGCCTTCGGTGGCCGCCTCGCCCGCGCACTCCCCTTCTCGTCTGCTGCGCTTCAGCTCTTCCCCCTGCTTGGGCCTTTTGCTGCTGTCAAGCGGGGGCGCGCGGCGCCCCCAAGTCGCAACCCGGCCGCCCTCTGGCCGGGTTTGACAGCTCTCCTGGGGGCTGTGGCCCTGCCTATCCTTCCGGCGCCAGCCGGGGAAAAGATGTCGGCGCCCTTCTGACATTTTTTCCCCGGCTGATGCCCGTCCGGCGAGGACACCGCTCTTGACCTTGTGCCTTTTGCTGTTGGGCGGGCCTGAACGTGGCCGACGAGCCGCCTCTAGGGGCGCGGGCAGGCCCGCCCCGCCCTGCGGCCAGGGGCTTTGATGCGGTGCGGCCTCTGGCCGCGCTGCGTCCTTCGGCCCGCCTCTCAGGGCCGAATCCTGGCCCCCCGGGGCCGGGATGGGCCGCGCAGCGTGGTGTTGCTGCGGATCTGTTGCGCCCAGGACCCGGGCGCCCTGCACTGGCCAGCTTCCAGACGGGTCCAGGGACGGGAATGTGAAAAGCACCCCAGCGGCGTGACGTGAGGAACGCCGCGTCGTTGGGGTGCTGGTGCCCGCCGCAGCGGGCATTCACATGGACGGCCTGCCCCACCAGGGCATCCTGAAATCATGGAATCATGAAAAAAAGAGAGAGGGCGAATCGCCCTTCCCTGTTGATCCTGTCCTGTCTGTTCGTCCGGTAGAGGGACTCGTACGGCCTCTATCTGCTCGTAAGGGGTCACTTGCGACAACATCATCATTCCCCCTGCATGTAAGGTCAGGATGGCGCACGCCACGGCGAAGGGCCGGCCCCGTTTGAAGGTACCCAGATAAAGCAGAATGGTCAGGACGAATAGCGCCAGGGGTCGAACAGGGGCACGTGGCAGCCCAAGCAGGGGCCTAGGTTCTGTAGGCCAAGGGGAGAGTCGTGGTTGGTCAGCGTATCTTCTGCCGTTGTGGCGCGAAGAAATCAGTGATGAGAATGGACACGTCTTGAACCGTTCCTGCCGCCCCTGGTCGGTCTGGGGCGACCTTACCTGGCTCATCGTCCGGTGATCAGTGGCATCGTGTGGGTCCTGCGTACGGGGGCCCCCTGGCGTGACGTTCCAGAACGATTCGGCAAATGGACGACTGTGGCCAGTCGCTTTCGTCGCTGGACCGCAAAAGGCATCTGGCAGACGATCTGGGCAACTCTGCAACGTGAGGCTGACCTGCAAGAGCAGCTCGACTGGTCCATGCATTTTGTGGATGGCACGGTGGTTCGAGCCCATCAATGTGCGGCCGGCGCGCGTGGAGGTCAGGAAGGCGAAGCGCTGGGACGCTCACGAGGCGGGTTCGGCACGAAGATTCACGTGCGTGCCGAAGGGAAGGGTAAACCCATGGCCTTCGTGCTTAGCGGCGGAGAGCGCCACGAGTCGAAGTTCCTGCAGGCCCTCCTGGAACAAGGTGCTGTTGTTCGTGCTGGCCGTGGACGCCCCAGGATTCGGCCTGATCGCGTGGTGGGGGACAAAGGCTACAGCTACACGACTGTTCGTACATATCTGCACAGGCGTGGCATTCGAATCACCATTCCCAGGCGGAAGGACCAAGGGCCGAATCTCTGCTTTGACCGTATCGTGTATAAGGAACGCAACAAAGTCGAGCGCTTGGTTGGACGCCTCAAACACTTTCGTCGGATCGCGACTCGCTACGATAAGAGAGCGCTGAGTTACCAAAGCTGGTTGACCATAGCTGCCATCCTGCTCTGGCTATGATGAATGGATGCGCTACTTTGTCTCTTAACTCAGAAGTTCATTTACGAACTCCAGATAGTCGTCGATAGCAGCCCTGATCAATTCCTGCTGTTCACCTTTCAGATGCGTCAGACCAGATTCAAGATCAATCGGAAAGTCGATCAGCATCAGTGCCAGCTTTTTGGGGACGTGGCCGTGTGCCGTGACGATCCGCTCGATTTCCCCCAGAAGAGCGTCGAATTCTGACCGATCAAGTCCTTCCCCCATCCGCAGTCGTGTTGCGAAGTCAACGTAGCGTTCAAGCACCTCATCCATCACGAGACCCACCCTACCCAGCGCAGGAAGGCGCGTCATCCCCGCGTCCTTCATGCCATTCGGGTCATTTGCAGCAGGGGCCGTCCCAAGCCCATGACCAGTCACACTGGCTGTCCCCACTGCTGGTCGCTGACTTCCCTGCCTCACCGTACGCAAAGACAGGGAGTTGCCCCTTGGCCTACAGAACCTAGCACTACTTAAACACGCTTTTTGACTTAGTGAACAGCTTTTTCACTTATGAGCTGGACTTCACTGTCACCGCTTGTCGACGTTCGGCTCCGTTCTTTGAGCGAGCTGGGTTTCGACCACCTCCATCAAGCTGACGAACAAGGCATCTCCAAGCCGATTACCACACCAGCTCTGCACCTGTTGCACCCAATCCGGTTGAGCACTCACACGTGAGTGCTCAATCAACTCGACAAGCTGCTCGATGCCACGTTCTCTGGCTGCCTGCTCATCCTGACTCCACGAACTCAGATTGACGAGTAAATGCGCGACCTCACGCAGAAAAAACTGATCTCCAACTTCACTAACATCAACACGCAACTGCTCAATGGCTGCTTCAATTGTGGGTTGTGGAACCTCTGTGTGCGCCTCAGACCAATATGTGAACTCGCGAACCTCGCGTCCAATCCGGGTCCAATCCATCAGGAACAGGTTGGCCACAAATCCACCACGCTCCCTCATCACGTTGAGCTGCACATTGTCGCCGTGCTTGTGCAGAAAGAGCGCGAGGGGATCCGACGCACCTGACTCGGTCATATCCTCGCTATGATCGGGTATTTTCTATCGAGGTCCACAGCAGCGATATCACGCCCCTGATCAGACGCAATGATCCACGGTATCTGAAAGGTCATGAGCCTCAGGTCACGTGTGATGCACCAACTTTTTTACGCGAGAAGGAGGCGGGCTCCGGCCTGAAGAGTGAGGTTGAGGCTTCATCAGCCAGGAAACCACTTGTTTGCGTGTCTGCGGCAGTGTGCTCAGGTGTCTTCTTCCGAGGGGCAATCGCAGCGCCTGGAGGAACGCCATGGCCATCATGCAGAGCAACACATGATGGTGAAGACCCCGCCAGGAACGGCCCTCAAAGTGATCGAGCCCCAACTCCTCTTTGAGTTGTTGATGGACCTGTTCGCAGGACCACCGAGCCTTGATGTCGCGGATCAATTCGATTTTTGCCGTGTTGGCGGGGTGATTCGTGAGGTAATACTTCCGTTCCCCGCTGGGCCGACGTTCAACGACGAGCCAGACTTCATCACCTGGAAGATGGGACCCGTCATGAAGTTCCCCTCCGTCGGCAACCCGGACGCGCAGAACGGCAAAACGGGCGCGCAGCGGTCCCTTCGTGCCCTTGCGCCAAGTTCGGGACACCCATTTGTGCGGCGGCAAATCATGCAAAACCTGAGCCACGCTTTTGCGTGGCTCGTCGGGGACGGGCACCAGGAGTCGGCCCGTCTTGGATCTCCGCTCCGTCAGCATCCCGACCTTCGTGGAGTACACCTTTTGCGCGCCTGGAACCCCAACGGCCCAGGTCAGTCCCCGAGCCGTGAGTGCTCCACGAAACGCAGCGCTGTTCCCATAGCCAGCATCTGCGACGACCACTTTGAACGTCACACCGTGCTGCCGGACGCGGTCAATCTCCTGCAAGGCCAACGCCTTCTTGGTCAGAAACTGCCGGTGTCCCTGTGGGACACCGGCCGCAACACAGCGCTGAGGGTCATCCGTCCATGCCTGGGGGAGGAACAACCGTAACGCCAAAGGCACAGGGATGTCGTTTCTTGCGAGCGTCAGCGAGACCAAGACCTGACAGTTGGCCACCTTGCCCAGCACACCGCAATACTGCCGGGCGACCCCGACACTGCCGGTGCCTTGCTTCGGGAACGCGGTGTCATCCACGATCAACACGGCGTCGTGGCCCCCGACCAACCGCTGCGCCTGTCGCGCGAGGACGGCCCCCATCTGATCATCCTGCCAGGGACTCACCGTCACAAAATGGTGCAGCTGCGCGTACTGGCCAGGGGCAACGTGTTCGGCGAGTGGTTGCAGACTTTTGCGTTCCAGCGGGGCCATCAAGCCGCGCAGGTACATGGGACACCACTTTCGGCGGCGAGCGTGTCCCAGCACGCGCTGAAAGGGACGCAGGAAGCGCCGCAGGGACAAGGCATGGTCCTGAGCAGAGGTCATGCGTCAGCCTGACAGACACGCATGAATGCCGTCTAGGAAGCCAAAATCTGTGTTTAAGTCGTGCTAGGCCATGCCAGCCGCGCCAAGGGCCAACACCAGGGCCAGGGGAGCGGCAACGGCACGGTGGGGCAAAGCACGGGCCATGGCCGGAATGTACCCCGCGCGTGTGCGACAGCAGACCGCGTACCTGCGCCTCCTCCAAAGCGCACCTGTGATTCTCGCGGACACACGGCGAGTGAACCAAATCAGAAGAGGATAGAAAAGTTTCCCCCATGTTCGCCAAAAGAAATAATTTGCGCTTAGCGAAATTCCGAGGTATGATGTTTTATGAGCCTTGCGGAATATATAGATGGTGCACTGAGAGCAATGGGTAAACGCCGACAAGATCTAGCACACACCCTGAACGTAAGTTCTTCAGCTATCACGCGGCTGCTGGCTAGACCTGATGAAGCACAAACCCTAGGCCAGCTCAAAGCGGTGGCTGATGCATTAGGCCTGCGCTGGCACCATGCTCTGTATGACTCAGAAATGCAGAGCCAAAATACAAAAACAGTTGCCAATACAATTTCCCATAAACCAGGACAGAATTTTATTTTCGAGAGTAGTTTTGATATTGTTTATCGTCTTGCAGCAGAACACAATTTAATAAACTTAATGAGGGTGGAGATTGAACCAAAGCTTTATCCACTTGAATTGAAGCAAGGGAACGAAGTTGAGGTCCTCAGCGTTCTGGGATGGCACTTGGGAAAAACCAAAGAACGCGCTTCGCCAGAATGCAATGTTGATGTGTATTGGTATATCTATACATCACACAGTGATTGGAATCAAAACTTCAATGGAAATCAAAACAACATCCTTCTGTTTAACGAACTGGGCGAAGCTTCGCTTCACTCCATCAATCACACCTCATCACGAGTGCATATTCAACAACCCAGTACAGCAGGAAGAATATATAATTCTCTAGAATCTGATATAGTGATGCGCAGCTTTGGCGATAGGTCACACTTAATTGTCGAAAACAAGGGTGTTTCGAGTTCAGCCCACTTAATTTTTACAGATGTGCAAACAAACATTGATCTTTTTACATCTATGACCACAGCCATTCAAAATATCGAGAGATTAGCAGATGAATACACAAAGAATATCATCAATCGGAAGATGGACTAGATTTCTCACTCCAAAATTTGCTCACCTTTGGCAAGAATTCTATCTTCCTGACGCACAGCATTGTATATCTTGCTGGCAACGACTAGATACTCTGGAGTCTGATCATAGGTATCATAT
This DNA window, taken from Deinococcus aquaedulcis, encodes the following:
- a CDS encoding J domain-containing protein, which gives rise to MNYFQHITTADELKTLYRQLCKTHHPDKGGSTAQMQEINTQYEATMKRLLSEKPDDVYGEGKFYRSREQETEVEAAVRAAVEAVAHLDGIELEIIGAWVWLSGDTKPHKDTIKGAGYWWMHKKGMWAFKGKPSNGRGNTTMEEMRERYGSERVNTGPRRLPAA
- a CDS encoding IS5 family transposase → MPPLVGLGRPYLAHRPVISGIVWVLRTGAPWRDVPERFGKWTTVASRFRRWTAKGIWQTIWATLQREADLQEQLDWSMHFVDGTVVRAHQCAAGARGGQEGEALGRSRGGFGTKIHVRAEGKGKPMAFVLSGGERHESKFLQALLEQGAVVRAGRGRPRIRPDRVVGDKGYSYTTVRTYLHRRGIRITIPRRKDQGPNLCFDRIVYKERNKVERLVGRLKHFRRIATRYDKRALSYQSWLTIAAILLWL
- a CDS encoding IS701 family transposase, which produces MTSAQDHALSLRRFLRPFQRVLGHARRRKWCPMYLRGLMAPLERKSLQPLAEHVAPGQYAQLHHFVTVSPWQDDQMGAVLARQAQRLVGGHDAVLIVDDTAFPKQGTGSVGVARQYCGVLGKVANCQVLVSLTLARNDIPVPLALRLFLPQAWTDDPQRCVAAGVPQGHRQFLTKKALALQEIDRVRQHGVTFKVVVADAGYGNSAAFRGALTARGLTWAVGVPGAQKVYSTKVGMLTERRSKTGRLLVPVPDEPRKSVAQVLHDLPPHKWVSRTWRKGTKGPLRARFAVLRVRVADGGELHDGSHLPGDEVWLVVERRPSGERKYYLTNHPANTAKIELIRDIKARWSCEQVHQQLKEELGLDHFEGRSWRGLHHHVLLCMMAMAFLQALRLPLGRRHLSTLPQTRKQVVSWLMKPQPHSSGRSPPPSRVKKLVHHT